DNA from Bacillus sp. Marseille-P3661:
TGCAGCTAATATTATTCATTTTAATCAAGGAATTCCTAGCTTTGTAGAAGAAAAACAGTTTTATATCCTGCCGTTTTCAGATGACACGCCTTTTCTTATTATGCAATCCATACAAACACCAGGGCTAGCTTTCGTGGTTGTTAGTCCATTTAATTTCTTTGATGATTACTCAGCAAAACTATCCGACCAAGTTGTGGAACAGCTACAAATTGAGGAACAAGAAGACGTTGCCCTTTATGTGATCTTAACCGTTCAAGAACCGTTCGAAAAAACAACTGCCAACTTACAAGGTCCAATCGTCATTAATTCTAAAAAGAATCTTGGTAAACAAATTATTTTGAATGATACGAACTACAGAACAAAACATTTAATACTTAACCAAAAAGCCTCCGTAGGACAGGAGGGTTAAAGCATGTTAGTACTTACTCGTAAATTAAATGAAACCATTCAAATCGGTGATGATATTGAAATTAAAATTCTGGCTATTGATGGGGAGCAAATTAAGATCGGAATAGATGCTCCCAAACATGTGGATATTCATCGCAAAGAGGTTTATCTTGCAATTCAACAAGAAAATAGTAAAGCAGCAAACATGTCTTTAGATGTTTTAAAAAATTTCACAAATAAAATAAAAAAATAGTAAAAAACTATTAAAATTTGTAACCATCTGTCGATATAAAGCATGTAAACAAAATAAGAATATTGGCGGCCGACTTTACTCTTATTTTGAACTTATAAAAACAACCACATGGATGTGGAAAAAAACAGATTTCAAGGAGGAAAAGGAAATGATTATTAATAACAATATTCCTGCATTAAACACGTATCGTCAGATGGGAATCAACAACAACAATGCACAAAAGTCAATGGAGAAATTATCTTCAGGCCTTCGAATTAACAAAGCTGGAGACGACGCTGCTGGTCTTGCTATCTCGGAAAAAATGCGTGCACAAGTACGTGGTTTAGATCAAGCTAGCCGCAACTCTCAAGACGGTATTTCAATGATCCAAACAGCTGAGGGTGCACTTCAAGAAACTCAAAACATTCTACAACGTATGCGTGAGCTTGCAACACAAGCAGCGAACGATACAAACGTAGAAGTTGACCGTAACGAGATTCAAAAAGAAATGAATCAGCTTACTTCTGAAATCAATCGTATTGGTAACACAACTGAATTCAACACTCAAAAGCTTATCAATGGTGATAGAGAGAATACTTATAGTAAAGAACTAGCTTCTACTAATATGGCAACTGGTGCATCGGTTACTGCTGGTGGAGTTACTACTTCTCTTGACGGAACAACATTAGAAGCTGGAAATTATGAAGTAGTTATTACAAAGACTAAAACAAATGAAGATACTACTGCAGCGATGAAGACTGCTGCTGATATGAGTTATACAGTTGATGCTGATAGTACAGCGGGTCAGAATTTTGAAGGTGGAAAAA
Protein-coding regions in this window:
- the fliW gene encoding flagellar assembly protein FliW, with protein sequence MKIQTKYHGEVEVDAANIIHFNQGIPSFVEEKQFYILPFSDDTPFLIMQSIQTPGLAFVVVSPFNFFDDYSAKLSDQVVEQLQIEEQEDVALYVILTVQEPFEKTTANLQGPIVINSKKNLGKQIILNDTNYRTKHLILNQKASVGQEG
- the csrA gene encoding carbon storage regulator CsrA; the protein is MLVLTRKLNETIQIGDDIEIKILAIDGEQIKIGIDAPKHVDIHRKEVYLAIQQENSKAANMSLDVLKNFTNKIKK